Proteins co-encoded in one Kutzneria chonburiensis genomic window:
- a CDS encoding ATP-binding protein translates to MRSIDEALSLWQGEAFSGVTGPYAQSQRNRLGELRVVARELRQEAALANGQHTTAVADIAALVHEYPIRERPRSLLMLALYRCGRQAEALTAFREARQVLIDELGVEPGPQLQELQERILANDPGLLLELSVVPVPAAAPRVPTPTTPPPTATLVGRDAEMDALRAAVTEVSAGHGQTVWIEGELGIGKSALLAAGLAYAAWAGCSVSHAVADTLGQRFPLRAMLDCLDVTPQSTDPRRVALAHALRDSEANQSIVGGGNSIFSTIDRLVALVEELCADGPLAVGLDDVQWADESSLEVWHRLCLLTAKLPLLLIGVTRPGHQRPEVDQLRRDTESLGGTVLRLAPLTIDAVAGMVGTLVGAPPGPRLREIARRSGGNPLYLREMADALVRERIVDVADTAEVAPEAFERVPASLVQAVTGRLSFLSDATREVLRWAALLGGEFGVVDLSVVVGKSVSALVQPFEEAIAAGVLRDAGLRLAFRHPLIRQSLYEGTPSALRVALHYQAAQALADAGVPEEHVAEQLLAAEAGMGPWAAQWLEDAAPVLHHRAPLVVVELLQRVLETVHMAETRRAALMAHLTSVLFRIGRDAEAEQWGRKALTHLRDAHLAAEVRWVLAYVPYRASQAERAVAMLDEALADPSLPQLWRARLMSLLALVQRAGAGELELSAGTAQRAVEVGEEVGDAFSVGQSLEVLWQVEAVRRDYARGVEYLNRAMDIVGTDISLTDLRLVLLDNRMFTLQCLDRLQEAGEDLRMAFEIAGHGAPLAGLHVAGAVHRYWLGQWDEAEHDLAAALDDSPDFTGYGLREGGPVLLLHGCGALIAAHRDDAARVQRHLSVGMNLPVVSEAERENNDFLIAAKAMAAAREDRLGDAIAELGVILDSRYEGMMLRHQWLPELVRMCIDNDDMATARAAVAACEAEAHRETTAARAAAAAQRCRAVIERDADALLAVATHYRAVGRVFELAQTLEERAVVLARSGRGEEASGVLAECVELYRGFGAAWDIRRAEAAVSG, encoded by the coding sequence GAGGCGCTGACGGCGTTCCGCGAGGCCAGACAGGTGCTGATCGACGAGCTCGGCGTCGAGCCCGGTCCGCAGCTCCAGGAGCTACAGGAACGCATCCTCGCCAACGACCCGGGTCTGCTGTTGGAACTGTCCGTCGTTCCCGTGCCAGCCGCCGCGCCACGCGTTCCGACGCCCACCACCCCGCCGCCCACGGCAACACTGGTGGGACGCGACGCCGAGATGGACGCGCTGCGTGCGGCGGTCACCGAGGTCAGCGCCGGGCACGGGCAGACCGTGTGGATCGAGGGCGAGCTCGGCATCGGCAAGTCGGCGCTGCTCGCCGCCGGCCTCGCGTACGCCGCGTGGGCCGGGTGCAGCGTGTCGCACGCGGTGGCCGACACGCTCGGCCAGCGCTTCCCGCTGCGCGCCATGCTGGACTGTCTCGACGTGACGCCGCAGTCGACCGACCCGCGCCGCGTGGCGCTGGCGCACGCGCTGCGTGACAGCGAGGCCAACCAGTCGATCGTCGGCGGCGGCAACAGCATCTTCAGCACCATCGACCGGTTGGTGGCGCTGGTCGAGGAGCTGTGCGCGGACGGTCCGCTGGCCGTGGGCCTGGACGACGTGCAGTGGGCCGACGAGTCCAGCCTCGAGGTGTGGCACCGGCTGTGCCTGCTCACGGCCAAGCTGCCGCTGCTGCTGATCGGCGTGACGCGGCCGGGGCACCAGCGTCCCGAGGTGGACCAGCTGCGCCGCGACACGGAGAGCCTGGGCGGGACCGTGCTGCGGCTGGCGCCGCTGACCATCGACGCCGTCGCCGGCATGGTCGGCACGCTGGTCGGCGCGCCGCCGGGGCCGCGGCTGCGTGAGATCGCCCGCCGCTCCGGCGGCAACCCGCTGTACCTGCGGGAGATGGCCGACGCCCTGGTGCGTGAGCGCATCGTGGACGTCGCGGACACCGCGGAGGTGGCGCCGGAGGCATTCGAACGCGTGCCGGCGTCACTGGTGCAGGCCGTCACCGGCCGGCTCAGCTTCCTGTCGGACGCGACGCGTGAGGTGCTGCGGTGGGCGGCGCTGCTGGGCGGCGAGTTCGGCGTGGTCGACCTGTCCGTGGTCGTCGGCAAGTCGGTGTCGGCGCTCGTGCAGCCGTTCGAGGAGGCCATCGCGGCGGGCGTGCTGCGTGACGCCGGCCTGCGGCTGGCGTTCCGGCATCCGCTGATCCGGCAGTCGCTGTACGAGGGCACGCCGTCGGCGCTGCGCGTAGCGCTGCACTACCAGGCGGCGCAGGCGCTGGCCGACGCTGGCGTGCCCGAGGAGCACGTCGCGGAGCAGCTGCTGGCCGCCGAGGCGGGCATGGGGCCGTGGGCGGCGCAGTGGCTGGAGGACGCCGCGCCGGTGCTGCACCACCGTGCGCCGCTGGTCGTGGTGGAGCTACTCCAGCGCGTGCTGGAGACCGTGCACATGGCGGAGACGCGGCGGGCGGCGCTGATGGCCCACCTGACCAGCGTGCTGTTCCGGATCGGGCGCGACGCCGAGGCGGAGCAGTGGGGACGCAAGGCGCTGACGCACCTGCGGGATGCTCACCTGGCGGCGGAGGTGCGCTGGGTGCTGGCGTACGTGCCGTACCGGGCGTCGCAGGCCGAGCGCGCCGTGGCCATGCTGGACGAGGCGCTGGCCGATCCGTCGCTGCCGCAGCTGTGGCGGGCGCGGCTGATGTCGCTGCTGGCGTTGGTGCAGCGGGCCGGTGCGGGTGAGCTGGAGCTGTCGGCCGGGACCGCGCAGCGGGCCGTCGAGGTCGGCGAGGAGGTCGGCGACGCCTTCTCCGTCGGGCAGTCGCTCGAGGTGCTGTGGCAGGTCGAGGCCGTGCGGCGGGACTACGCGCGTGGCGTCGAGTACCTCAACCGGGCCATGGACATCGTCGGCACCGACATCAGCCTCACCGACCTGCGGCTGGTCCTGCTGGACAACCGCATGTTCACGTTGCAGTGCCTTGACCGGCTCCAGGAGGCCGGCGAGGACCTGCGGATGGCCTTCGAGATCGCCGGCCACGGCGCGCCGCTGGCCGGGCTGCACGTCGCCGGGGCCGTGCACCGGTACTGGCTGGGGCAGTGGGACGAGGCCGAGCACGATCTGGCCGCCGCGCTGGACGACTCCCCCGATTTCACCGGATATGGGCTGCGTGAAGGCGGTCCGGTGTTGTTGCTGCACGGTTGTGGGGCGTTGATCGCCGCGCACCGTGACGACGCGGCGCGGGTGCAGCGGCATTTGTCGGTCGGGATGAACCTGCCGGTGGTGAGCGAGGCGGAGCGGGAGAACAACGACTTCCTGATCGCCGCCAAGGCGATGGCCGCCGCGCGTGAGGACCGGTTGGGCGATGCCATTGCCGAGCTGGGCGTCATTCTCGATTCGCGGTATGAGGGCATGATGCTGCGGCACCAATGGCTGCCTGAGTTGGTGCGGATGTGTATCGACAACGACGACATGGCTACTGCACGGGCGGCTGTCGCGGCGTGTGAGGCGGAGGCGCATCGGGAGACGACTGCGGCTCGTGCTGCCGCGGCGGCGCAACGGTGTCGGGCCGTGATCGAGCGTGACGCCGATGCTCTGCTGGCGGTGGCGACGCACTACCGGGCGGTCGGGCGCGTGTTCGAGCTGGCCCAGACCTTGGAGGAACGGGCCGTGGTGCTGGCCCGTTCCGGGCGGGGCGAGGAAGCGTCCGGCGTGCTGGCGGAATGCGTCGAGCTGTACCGGGGATTCGGCGCGGCGTGGGACATCCGGCGGGCCGAGGCGGCAGTCAGCGGCTGA
- a CDS encoding glycosyltransferase family 2 protein: protein MTRTERPTVTIVVPARNEARNLERVLPELPDGHEVVLVDGDSVDDTVATARRLLPGIRVVRQTRRGKGNALACGFLAATGDVIVMFDADGSADPAEIPDFLTALTAGADFAKGTRYGAAGGSEDITPLRNLGNAGLNGMSNVLFGTRFSDLCYGYNAFWRDIVPVLDLPAVERVAPRGGLLWGDGFEIETVISCRVVAAGLKVTEVPSVERRRIHGESNLRTFSDGFRVLKTLVAERRRATLLGRAQRAGITTLRPHLPTPRFDLAEDRAS, encoded by the coding sequence ATGACGCGTACCGAACGCCCCACCGTGACCATCGTCGTCCCCGCCCGCAACGAGGCCCGCAACCTGGAACGGGTGCTGCCCGAGTTACCCGACGGGCACGAGGTCGTCCTGGTCGACGGGGACTCGGTCGATGACACCGTGGCCACCGCGCGCCGGCTGTTACCCGGCATCCGGGTGGTGCGGCAGACCCGCCGCGGCAAGGGCAACGCGCTGGCCTGCGGCTTCCTCGCGGCGACCGGCGACGTGATCGTCATGTTCGATGCCGACGGCTCGGCCGACCCGGCCGAGATCCCGGACTTCCTGACCGCACTGACCGCCGGCGCGGACTTCGCCAAGGGCACCCGCTACGGCGCGGCCGGCGGCAGCGAGGACATCACGCCGCTGCGCAACCTCGGCAACGCCGGCCTCAACGGCATGTCCAACGTGCTGTTCGGGACCCGGTTCTCCGACCTGTGCTACGGCTACAACGCCTTCTGGCGCGACATCGTGCCGGTGCTGGACCTGCCGGCCGTCGAGCGCGTCGCGCCGCGCGGCGGCCTGCTGTGGGGCGACGGCTTCGAGATCGAGACGGTGATCAGCTGCCGCGTGGTCGCGGCCGGCCTGAAGGTCACCGAGGTGCCCAGCGTCGAGCGCCGCCGCATCCACGGCGAGAGTAACCTGCGCACCTTCAGCGACGGCTTCCGTGTGCTCAAAACCCTTGTCGCGGAACGGAGACGGGCGACGCTGCTCGGACGGGCGCAAAGAGCCGGCATCACCACCCTGCGGCCGCACCTGCCGACGCCGCGGTTCGACCTGGCGGAAGACCGCGCATCGTGA
- a CDS encoding Crp/Fnr family transcriptional regulator has protein sequence MDFETVRAKLRAHGRPAAFRGGDLLCVAGEESDEVLLIETGSVKVVLPGQNGVDSILGFYGPGAVLGEIGVLSGASRSATIVARTPGRAVHVEGHRFLTLAEEDPDVLRFVTDLLRHRLSLADRRQEYRASLDVPARLARQLLDLARELGEPLGDGWVVRGVTQAELAQLVTASPKSVEYGLALLRQEGVLITDRRYYRIVDADLLERKLADPEWRPG, from the coding sequence GTGGACTTCGAGACCGTGAGGGCCAAGCTCCGGGCGCATGGGCGGCCGGCGGCGTTTCGCGGCGGGGACCTGCTGTGCGTCGCCGGCGAGGAGAGCGACGAGGTGCTGCTGATCGAGACCGGCTCGGTGAAGGTGGTGCTGCCCGGTCAGAACGGCGTCGATTCGATACTCGGCTTCTACGGACCGGGTGCGGTGCTGGGCGAGATCGGCGTGCTGTCCGGGGCCAGTCGGTCGGCGACCATCGTGGCCCGCACGCCCGGCCGCGCCGTGCACGTGGAGGGACACCGGTTCCTGACGCTGGCCGAGGAAGACCCGGACGTGCTGCGGTTCGTCACGGATCTGTTGCGGCACAGGCTTTCGCTGGCCGATCGGCGTCAGGAGTACCGGGCCTCGCTCGACGTGCCGGCGCGCCTGGCCCGGCAGCTGCTCGACCTGGCTCGGGAACTGGGCGAGCCACTGGGCGACGGCTGGGTCGTGCGCGGCGTGACGCAGGCGGAGCTGGCCCAGCTGGTGACAGCGTCGCCGAAGTCGGTGGAGTACGGCCTGGCCCTGCTGCGCCAGGAAGGCGTGTTGATCACCGATCGCCGCTATTACCGGATCGTCGACGCCGATCTGCTGGAACGCAAGCTCGCCGACCCGGAGTGGCGGCCGGGTTAG
- a CDS encoding lipopolysaccharide biosynthesis protein, whose translation MVRDGIALSVGAAFTSVAGLVGWVISARLVPTAEVGLTAAFTSGFLLVSGVTQVSLGPAVLRWLPRAGGRSGTLLLRTYGVVMAGAVLGALVFLAFPAGRQAASAVPGWGAPLFVIVTLAWAVLQFQDPVLTGLDRAGTVLVKNLGFGVGRIAVLVLAASLGALGILLSWAIPTILAVLGATVVVVMASNQRDRKTSGGVLPNRPEVVGLLGPTYLASIGQSLMYYLVPLIVTARYGPAPGAVFFVVWTAVNAVDVAATGFVNSLVVRIAGEPERAGDLVRLAGKRLAMLFGPMIVAGVLLARPLLSIFGPDYAELGSTALMVVLIGFAPRLLILVVIGVFQADGSGVPVAAFQLAGAAVMLPVALLLPTDSLVPLALGFLAVQGVVAAVAAVSLRRRLEIVA comes from the coding sequence ATGGTGCGTGACGGCATCGCGCTGTCGGTGGGGGCGGCGTTCACGTCGGTGGCGGGACTGGTCGGCTGGGTGATCTCGGCGAGGCTGGTGCCGACTGCGGAAGTGGGCCTGACAGCGGCATTCACCTCGGGCTTTCTGCTGGTGTCGGGCGTGACGCAGGTCAGCCTGGGCCCGGCGGTGCTGCGCTGGCTGCCGAGGGCGGGTGGTCGCAGCGGGACGTTGCTGCTGCGCACGTACGGCGTGGTGATGGCGGGGGCGGTGCTGGGGGCCTTGGTGTTCCTGGCTTTCCCGGCGGGGCGGCAAGCGGCGTCGGCGGTGCCGGGCTGGGGTGCGCCGCTGTTCGTGATCGTCACGTTGGCCTGGGCGGTGTTGCAGTTCCAGGACCCGGTGCTGACGGGCCTGGACCGCGCCGGCACGGTACTGGTGAAGAACCTGGGCTTCGGCGTCGGGCGCATTGCGGTGCTGGTGCTGGCGGCATCCCTTGGGGCGCTGGGGATTCTCCTGTCGTGGGCGATACCGACGATCCTTGCGGTGCTGGGGGCGACGGTCGTGGTCGTGATGGCGTCGAACCAGAGAGACCGAAAAACTTCCGGCGGTGTCCTGCCGAATCGGCCGGAGGTGGTGGGGCTGCTCGGGCCGACCTACCTCGCCTCGATCGGGCAGTCGCTGATGTACTACCTGGTCCCGCTGATCGTCACCGCCCGCTACGGCCCGGCGCCGGGAGCGGTGTTCTTCGTGGTCTGGACGGCCGTGAACGCGGTCGACGTGGCGGCCACCGGGTTCGTCAACTCGCTGGTGGTCCGCATCGCCGGCGAACCCGAGCGTGCCGGTGACCTGGTGCGTCTGGCCGGCAAACGCTTGGCGATGTTGTTCGGGCCGATGATCGTCGCGGGCGTGCTGCTGGCGCGGCCGTTGCTGAGTATCTTCGGCCCGGACTATGCCGAGCTGGGGAGCACGGCCCTGATGGTGGTGCTGATCGGCTTCGCGCCGCGGCTTCTCATTCTCGTAGTCATCGGCGTGTTCCAGGCCGACGGCAGTGGCGTGCCGGTCGCGGCCTTCCAGTTGGCCGGCGCGGCGGTGATGTTGCCGGTGGCCCTGCTGCTGCCGACCGACAGCTTGGTGCCGCTAGCACTCGGATTCCTTGCTGTGCAAGGTGTTGTGGCGGCCGTCGCGGCTGTGAGCCTGCGTCGACGACTGGAGATCGTGGCGTGA
- a CDS encoding glycosyltransferase family 2 protein, with amino-acid sequence MRAATPAVSVCVPAYQAERFLGATMRSVLAQNFGDFELLVVDNASTDGTDVVAHSFDDYRIRVIRNPKVLPLAENWNLAVHSSRAPLVKLLCADDLLRPDCLRLQHQTLIGRPDLSLTACRRDFVDDAGRRLVAGRGLRGLIGRHDRTAVARRIVRDGGNPVGEPGSVLFRREHFDAVGGFDGRLRFPMDLDLWLRLLDHGDFHGTADSLAAFRVRPGSLSGKAGRAEYVEQRSYTRRIDGVRPVDRALSSVNAPASRLRRQGLFLLAGHYARQP; translated from the coding sequence ATGAGGGCCGCGACGCCTGCCGTGTCCGTCTGCGTGCCCGCCTACCAGGCGGAACGCTTCCTGGGCGCGACGATGCGCAGTGTGTTGGCGCAGAATTTCGGCGACTTCGAGCTGCTCGTGGTCGACAACGCGTCGACCGACGGCACCGACGTTGTTGCACATTCATTCGACGATTACCGCATACGGGTGATACGGAACCCGAAGGTTCTCCCACTGGCCGAGAACTGGAACCTGGCCGTCCATTCCAGCCGGGCCCCGCTGGTGAAACTGCTGTGCGCGGACGATCTTCTCAGGCCTGATTGTTTGCGGTTACAACATCAGACGCTAATCGGCCGGCCCGATCTGTCCCTGACCGCCTGCCGGCGTGATTTCGTGGACGACGCCGGTCGGCGGCTGGTGGCCGGTCGGGGGCTGCGCGGACTGATCGGTCGGCACGATCGGACGGCGGTGGCCCGCCGGATCGTGCGCGACGGCGGAAATCCGGTCGGCGAGCCCGGCTCGGTCCTGTTCCGCCGGGAGCACTTCGACGCGGTGGGCGGCTTCGACGGGCGGCTGCGCTTCCCGATGGACCTCGACCTGTGGCTGCGGCTGCTCGACCACGGCGACTTCCACGGCACCGCCGACAGCCTGGCCGCGTTCCGCGTGCGGCCGGGTTCGTTGTCCGGCAAGGCCGGTCGGGCCGAATATGTCGAGCAACGCTCGTACACCCGGCGAATCGACGGAGTTCGGCCGGTGGACCGGGCACTGAGCTCCGTCAACGCGCCGGCGTCGCGATTGCGCCGACAGGGGCTGTTCCTGCTGGCCGGCCACTACGCTCGGCAACCGTGA
- a CDS encoding acyltransferase translates to MNSLARRLVREARIDLWAATIGVLVNTVLGSNVVPRPIRWLGYRAFGTKIDTPNIFPGAKLLGPMRHISIAAGTFANRELYLEAVAPIAIGRDCQLGPQVMIVTSHHDRTADGVSKVPRARPVTIGDRAWIGARAMILPGVTVGDDVVIGAGSVVTRDCLEPGVYVGSPARKVGP, encoded by the coding sequence ATGAACAGCCTGGCCCGGCGGCTGGTCCGCGAAGCCCGCATCGACCTGTGGGCGGCCACGATCGGCGTGCTGGTGAACACGGTCCTTGGCAGCAACGTGGTGCCCCGGCCGATCAGGTGGCTGGGCTACAGGGCGTTCGGCACGAAGATCGACACGCCGAACATCTTCCCCGGGGCCAAGCTGCTCGGCCCGATGCGGCACATCAGCATCGCGGCCGGCACGTTCGCCAACCGCGAGCTCTACCTCGAAGCGGTGGCCCCGATCGCGATCGGCCGCGACTGCCAGCTCGGTCCGCAGGTGATGATCGTGACCTCGCACCATGACCGGACCGCCGACGGAGTGTCCAAAGTGCCCCGTGCCCGGCCGGTGACGATCGGCGACCGGGCGTGGATCGGCGCGAGGGCGATGATCCTGCCCGGGGTGACGGTGGGCGACGACGTGGTGATCGGGGCCGGCAGCGTCGTGACGAGGGACTGCCTCGAACCCGGTGTCTACGTCGGCTCGCCGGCGAGGAAGGTCGGGCCGTGA
- the mgrA gene encoding L-glyceraldehyde 3-phosphate reductase — MPYVADGARYQAMPYRRVGRSGLKLPAVSLGLWHNFGDVDRIENQRAILRRAFDLGVTHFDLANNYGPPPGSAEQNFGRLFAEDFRPYRDEILVSTKAGYLMWDGPYGEWGSRKYLVSSLDASLRRMGLDYVDIFYHHRPDPETPVEETMGALHSLVQQGKALYVGVSNYSAEQTRQAAAVLRELGTPLLIHQPSYSMVNRWVEDGLLDALDEAGAGSIAFSPLAQGLLTGRYLNGIPEDSRAAGDSPFLTSEGVAAQLDRVRALNEVAQGRGQTLAQMAIAWVLRNVTSALVGASSVRQIEDSVGAAANLDFSAEELALIEKLLA, encoded by the coding sequence ATGCCGTACGTCGCCGATGGGGCGAGATACCAGGCCATGCCCTACCGCCGGGTGGGCCGCAGCGGGCTGAAACTGCCGGCCGTGTCGCTGGGACTGTGGCACAACTTCGGTGACGTGGACCGGATCGAGAACCAGCGGGCGATCCTGCGCCGGGCTTTCGACCTCGGCGTCACGCACTTCGACCTGGCCAACAACTACGGCCCGCCGCCCGGCTCGGCCGAGCAGAACTTCGGCCGGCTGTTCGCCGAGGACTTCAGGCCGTACCGGGACGAGATCCTGGTGTCCACCAAGGCCGGCTACCTGATGTGGGACGGCCCGTACGGCGAGTGGGGCTCCCGCAAGTACCTGGTGTCCAGCCTGGACGCGAGCCTGCGGCGCATGGGTCTGGACTATGTGGACATCTTCTACCACCACCGCCCCGACCCCGAGACACCCGTCGAAGAGACCATGGGCGCGCTGCATTCCCTTGTGCAGCAAGGAAAGGCGCTCTACGTCGGCGTGTCGAACTACTCGGCCGAGCAGACCCGCCAGGCCGCCGCCGTGTTGCGGGAGCTGGGCACGCCGCTGCTGATCCACCAGCCGTCGTACTCCATGGTGAACCGCTGGGTGGAGGACGGTCTGCTCGACGCCCTGGACGAGGCCGGCGCCGGCTCCATCGCGTTTTCCCCGCTGGCGCAGGGCTTGCTGACCGGCCGCTACCTCAACGGCATCCCCGAGGACTCGCGGGCCGCCGGTGACAGCCCCTTCCTCACCAGCGAAGGCGTTGCCGCGCAACTGGATCGGGTGCGGGCGTTGAACGAGGTCGCACAGGGCCGCGGCCAGACCTTGGCGCAGATGGCCATCGCGTGGGTGCTGCGCAACGTGACGTCCGCGTTGGTCGGGGCGAGCAGCGTCCGTCAGATCGAGGACAGCGTCGGCGCGGCCGCCAACCTCGACTTCAGCGCGGAGGAGCTGGCGCTGATCGAGAAGCTGCTGGCCTAA
- a CDS encoding glycosyltransferase family 2 protein, which translates to MRITVVICAYTERRWPDLVAAVESVAAQTVPVDQVLLVIDHNPSLAARAAAEIGGVSVLANENRRGLSGARNTALAHATGDIVVFLDDDASAASPDWLDLLLAPYSDPSVAAVGGAATPLWPDERPATLPAGSERGELDWVVGCTYTGQPVQLAEVRNLMGCNMSFRRTVFAAVGGFTEDMGRVGTVPVGCEETELCIRLRQHDPSARIVFEPRALVRHRVSPDRLSWSYLRRRSWGEGISKAAVSRLVGAGDALSTERAYTTRIIPAAFFRELLRLHVAGALALVVSVLFAAAGYARGKLTRANRELGPVSVGEWDRSAEDPPRFPYPARVLVRDRLTVLGEVTVAAGAEPDGLWDRPATEDERFATPSVTVVVPSAGRPELAARCVRSLLATGYPQLEIIVVDNRPEVPALRRLAASDDRIRYVPEPVRGLSNARNRGAAEASGEIIAFTDDDAVVDRLWLDRLVAEFADPAVDCVTGLVLPYALETPAQQWFEQWGGFGKGFRRTRFDARGASGSDDIRTGPLYPFAAGLFGSGNSMAWRAMSYRELGGCDPLLGAGSSTKSGEDLELFIRLLRTGGVLVYTLMPLCGTNIAAVWTTSSARCGATAPVCCRCSPCMWAVVPPSCSPWLAACPAASGTSCPTTRRGSVAVARISRPNCPKRSFAA; encoded by the coding sequence GTGAGGATTACCGTCGTCATCTGTGCCTATACCGAACGGCGCTGGCCCGATCTGGTCGCGGCCGTGGAATCCGTTGCCGCGCAGACTGTTCCGGTCGACCAGGTGCTCCTGGTGATCGACCACAATCCCTCCTTGGCCGCCCGTGCGGCGGCCGAGATCGGCGGCGTTTCCGTGCTGGCCAACGAGAATCGCCGTGGGCTGTCCGGGGCGCGCAACACCGCGTTGGCCCACGCCACCGGCGACATTGTGGTTTTCCTCGACGACGACGCGTCGGCCGCTTCGCCTGACTGGCTCGATCTGCTGCTGGCGCCGTACTCGGATCCCTCGGTCGCGGCCGTCGGCGGTGCGGCGACACCGCTGTGGCCGGATGAACGGCCGGCGACTCTGCCGGCGGGCTCCGAACGCGGCGAGCTGGACTGGGTCGTGGGCTGCACCTATACCGGGCAACCGGTCCAGCTCGCCGAGGTCCGCAACCTCATGGGCTGCAACATGTCCTTTCGCCGCACGGTGTTCGCGGCCGTCGGCGGGTTCACCGAGGACATGGGCCGGGTCGGCACCGTGCCGGTCGGCTGCGAGGAGACCGAGCTGTGCATCCGGCTGCGGCAGCACGATCCGTCGGCGCGGATCGTGTTCGAGCCGCGGGCGCTGGTACGGCACCGGGTCAGCCCGGACCGGCTGAGCTGGTCGTATCTGCGGCGAAGGTCTTGGGGCGAAGGAATTTCCAAGGCGGCAGTGTCCCGGTTGGTCGGTGCCGGGGACGCGTTGTCGACCGAACGTGCTTACACCACGCGGATCATCCCGGCGGCGTTCTTCCGTGAGCTGCTGCGGCTGCACGTCGCCGGCGCGTTGGCCCTGGTCGTGTCGGTGTTGTTCGCCGCCGCGGGGTACGCGCGGGGCAAGTTGACGCGGGCCAACCGTGAACTGGGGCCGGTGTCGGTGGGGGAGTGGGATAGGTCCGCCGAAGATCCACCCCGATTCCCTTATCCGGCAAGGGTTCTGGTGCGCGACAGGCTGACCGTGCTGGGCGAGGTGACGGTGGCTGCCGGCGCCGAACCCGACGGGCTGTGGGATCGGCCGGCCACCGAGGACGAGCGTTTCGCGACGCCGTCGGTGACCGTGGTCGTGCCCAGTGCCGGACGGCCGGAGCTGGCGGCGCGGTGCGTCCGTTCGCTGCTGGCCACAGGGTATCCGCAGCTTGAGATCATCGTCGTCGACAACCGGCCGGAAGTGCCGGCGCTGCGCCGGCTGGCCGCGTCGGACGACCGGATTCGCTATGTGCCGGAACCGGTGCGTGGGCTCAGCAACGCCCGTAACCGGGGCGCGGCCGAGGCCTCCGGGGAGATCATCGCCTTTACCGATGACGACGCCGTCGTCGATCGGCTGTGGCTGGACCGATTGGTCGCCGAGTTCGCCGATCCGGCCGTCGACTGTGTCACCGGGTTGGTCCTGCCGTACGCGTTGGAGACCCCGGCACAGCAGTGGTTCGAGCAGTGGGGTGGCTTCGGCAAGGGCTTCCGCCGCACCAGGTTCGACGCCCGCGGCGCGTCCGGTTCGGACGATATCCGCACTGGGCCGCTCTATCCCTTCGCCGCCGGGCTTTTCGGCTCCGGCAACAGCATGGCCTGGCGGGCCATGTCCTACCGTGAGCTCGGCGGCTGCGATCCGCTGCTCGGCGCCGGCAGCTCGACCAAGTCCGGCGAGGACCTCGAGTTGTTCATCCGCTTGCTGCGCACCGGCGGTGTGCTGGTCTACACCCTCATGCCGTTGTGCGGCACGAACATCGCCGCGGTCTGGACGACCTCATCGGCCAGATGCGGGGCTACGGCACCGGTTTGCTGCCGTTGTTCGCCGTGTATGTGGGCCGTCGTCCCACCGAGCTGCTCGCCGTGGCTCGCCGCATGCCCGGCGGCATCCGGCACTTCCTGTCCGACGACTCGACGCGGAAGCGTGGCCGTGGCGAGGATTTCCCGCCCGAACTGTCCAAAGCGGAGCTTCGCGGCGTGA